One Falsihalocynthiibacter arcticus DNA segment encodes these proteins:
- a CDS encoding carboxymuconolactone decarboxylase family protein: protein MEDALNARYGHLLPGMAEGVVDFAYGRQYARPGLSLRDRYLATIAALAALGGQTRPQLMVNITGGRKAGLSQEEIAEVIWQMALYGGFPSAINALNAALEVFEVEDDDA, encoded by the coding sequence ATGGAAGACGCGCTGAACGCGCGTTACGGCCACCTGCTCCCCGGTATGGCCGAGGGGGTCGTCGACTTTGCATACGGTCGCCAATATGCTCGGCCTGGGTTATCCTTACGTGACCGGTATTTGGCGACAATCGCCGCTTTGGCTGCATTGGGTGGTCAGACAAGGCCACAACTGATGGTCAATATCACGGGCGGGCGCAAAGCCGGGTTATCACAGGAAGAAATCGCAGAAGTCATTTGGCAGATGGCGCTCTATGGTGGCTTCCCTTCGGCGATCAATGCGCTGAACGCCGCGTTGGAAGTTTTTGAAGTAGAGGATGACGACGCCTGA
- a CDS encoding LysR family transcriptional regulator produces the protein MDISAQMLTFATVVERGSISAAARTIGQTPSAVSKQIGLLEDQVHYRLLNRTRTGVSPTQEGQEFYEKCKAMAEKYKEAEALILNLDGIPRGMLKIASSVAFGKSQLIPVLPAFLEENPDVQVSLELTDRVVDLQSEGFDATICFAEQRKIPDIMVRRIMQSRRVLCASPTYLERRGNPKNFEELRQHNCLRIAGNSNRNSWDDSDPFNGQGFEAKGRFEGNSTDVIYRAALAGIGIARLPCYLTDRKFHSGELVHVLPEYAPPSTDIAIMFADKRNLAPKIRAFIDFLVRQFRDVPEFQMTGS, from the coding sequence ATGGATATTTCTGCGCAGATGTTGACCTTTGCGACTGTTGTCGAACGCGGCAGCATTTCGGCTGCGGCACGAACGATTGGACAGACACCCTCTGCGGTCAGTAAACAAATTGGTCTGCTTGAAGATCAGGTTCACTACCGTTTGCTTAATCGGACCAGAACAGGCGTCTCTCCGACGCAAGAAGGCCAGGAATTCTACGAAAAGTGCAAAGCCATGGCGGAAAAGTACAAGGAGGCTGAGGCGCTAATCCTGAACTTGGATGGTATCCCGCGTGGGATGCTCAAAATCGCATCAAGTGTTGCGTTTGGTAAGTCTCAATTGATCCCAGTTTTGCCTGCATTTCTCGAGGAAAACCCTGATGTTCAGGTGTCCTTGGAGCTCACAGATCGCGTTGTCGATTTGCAGAGCGAGGGCTTTGACGCCACCATATGTTTCGCCGAACAGCGCAAAATCCCTGACATCATGGTTCGTCGCATCATGCAAAGCCGTCGGGTCTTGTGTGCTTCACCTACCTATCTGGAACGGAGGGGAAACCCCAAAAATTTCGAAGAGTTAAGACAGCACAATTGTCTTAGGATTGCTGGAAACAGTAATCGGAATTCTTGGGACGACTCTGACCCCTTCAACGGCCAAGGCTTTGAGGCAAAAGGTCGTTTCGAGGGAAACAGCACCGACGTTATCTATCGCGCGGCGCTTGCAGGGATCGGCATTGCGCGGCTCCCCTGTTACTTGACGGACCGAAAGTTCCATTCGGGTGAATTGGTTCATGTTTTGCCGGAATACGCGCCTCCAAGTACTGATATTGCCATCATGTTTGCAGACAAACGTAACCTCGCTCCAAAAATACGTGCGTTCATTGATTTCCTTGTGCGCCAATTTCGGGATGTCCCTGAATTTCAAATGACAGGCTCTTAA
- a CDS encoding DUF1127 domain-containing protein, with amino-acid sequence MAVTRSNSGLDVVLDAGRTIFHQKRDQIRQALAKRKVYRATFSELAALTDRDLRDLGIPRSNIKRLAMEAVYDC; translated from the coding sequence ATGGCAGTTACCCGATCAAACTCTGGGCTAGACGTCGTTTTAGATGCTGGCCGCACAATTTTTCATCAAAAGCGTGATCAAATCCGACAGGCGCTGGCCAAGCGTAAGGTCTATCGCGCCACGTTTTCAGAACTCGCGGCGCTCACGGACCGTGATCTGAGAGATCTGGGCATACCGCGCAGCAACATCAAGAGATTGGCTATGGAGGCCGTTTATGACTGTTAA
- a CDS encoding DUF1127 domain-containing protein, which yields MTVNSHTAGPEGRHAVTATISLSKMAHGFVSILAPIGAKAHSVLKSLQMARMLSTLANMSDHQLAQIGIRRSDIPKYAETLMAEE from the coding sequence ATGACTGTTAACTCACATACGGCTGGGCCTGAAGGCCGTCATGCCGTCACCGCTACAATCTCTTTGTCAAAGATGGCGCATGGCTTTGTTTCAATACTGGCGCCGATTGGGGCCAAAGCACATTCCGTACTGAAATCCCTTCAAATGGCCAGGATGCTGTCCACCCTCGCGAACATGAGCGACCATCAGCTTGCCCAGATTGGTATCCGGCGCTCTGACATACCCAAGTATGCAGAAACACTGATGGCTGAGGAATAA
- a CDS encoding tyrosine-type recombinase/integrase, whose protein sequence is MTTAPAVTGKNKLPKYVRQRSWGAYQYKRDVPKHLRVKAGKATVYHALGTTFMEMVKNLPTIDQQVVTYFASLEAENSRTRTLAIVKSHFGEQAAQQLDAGQLNTNLIAGLWDLAGRLEEEVEPDVYSNLLGASVPVEIITLQTAFDLYGAYKDADQDKKLKNALSKVQADLKASIGAVKLKEVALADLRREDALLYRNYLLARISPNSVSRYINVVRAVVNHAIQERGIVAINPFHNLKVKGAGQSAKDRLPLSAEEAEGGLVTMGSQEDHQAIYLTLWDTGARLNEVTGIVVDDIDLQNRSLSIRPNSIRALKTASSERLIPLSSRAVKALTNLCFGKEGDDPVFPRYGRPNGNTAASAAMMKKLRKQITDPKKSLHSLRHKKKDDLRNVGCPEEISKVILGHSSQEAATRYGAGYRLEVLREWMEKSYQ, encoded by the coding sequence ATGACCACCGCACCAGCCGTTACGGGTAAAAATAAGCTCCCAAAGTACGTTAGACAGCGCAGTTGGGGTGCGTACCAGTACAAACGGGACGTCCCAAAGCACTTACGCGTCAAAGCGGGTAAGGCCACTGTGTACCATGCGCTGGGCACGACCTTCATGGAGATGGTCAAAAACCTCCCCACCATCGACCAACAGGTTGTGACCTACTTTGCGTCCCTGGAGGCTGAGAACTCAAGAACCCGTACCCTTGCCATTGTGAAGTCCCACTTTGGAGAACAGGCCGCACAGCAACTTGATGCAGGTCAGTTGAACACCAATCTTATTGCAGGGCTTTGGGATTTAGCGGGCCGACTTGAAGAGGAAGTTGAGCCTGATGTCTACAGCAACCTCCTTGGGGCCAGTGTTCCAGTCGAGATCATCACCCTGCAAACGGCCTTTGATCTGTATGGGGCGTACAAGGATGCCGATCAGGACAAGAAGCTCAAGAACGCTCTGTCAAAGGTACAGGCCGACCTCAAAGCCTCCATCGGGGCGGTCAAACTCAAGGAGGTTGCTTTGGCTGACCTCCGTCGAGAAGATGCCCTCCTCTATCGGAATTATCTGCTTGCGCGCATTTCCCCCAACAGTGTCTCCCGGTACATCAACGTTGTCAGGGCGGTAGTGAACCATGCCATTCAAGAGCGTGGGATTGTAGCGATCAACCCGTTCCACAACTTGAAGGTCAAAGGCGCAGGACAGTCCGCCAAGGACCGCCTCCCTCTGTCAGCTGAGGAAGCAGAAGGCGGTTTGGTTACTATGGGCAGCCAAGAGGACCACCAAGCCATCTATCTGACCCTCTGGGACACAGGAGCACGGTTGAATGAGGTCACAGGGATTGTGGTTGACGACATTGACCTTCAAAATCGCAGTCTGAGCATCCGACCGAACAGCATCAGAGCACTCAAAACAGCCTCCAGTGAACGCCTCATCCCCCTGTCCTCCAGGGCCGTGAAAGCCCTCACAAACCTCTGCTTTGGCAAGGAGGGTGATGATCCTGTCTTCCCCCGCTACGGTCGCCCCAACGGCAATACAGCAGCGTCGGCAGCCATGATGAAGAAGTTGCGCAAACAGATCACCGACCCCAAGAAATCCCTGCACAGTCTCCGCCACAAGAAGAAGGATGACCTGCGTAACGTTGGCTGTCCCGAAGAAATCAGCAAGGTGATCCTTGGCCACAGTAGCCAGGAAGCCGCTACGCGGTATGGTGCAGGGTATCGCCTAGAGGTTCTTAGAGAGTGGATGGAAAAATCTTACCAATAG
- a CDS encoding DUF6538 domain-containing protein, producing MSVTLKYAYLKHQTWLYRRNYPKHLQPHLGQALKRSLKTSDARTAKTRIAEINQSYAEIVSQAEARLRAIPDPDNAPTITIPQPKIERLRLQGQTTVADLAQTYLTQRSQELKPGSFKSIRFSLGLLTSLFGNTRIGDLSPTNGQEFLALLSRLNPDVTKSTTRKGLGIRDLVALSTTSDRTIAPQTQHRIWTQTCHFLDWAVREGHLAEHGFGKLAVHSKPTVQSYAVMTDAEVVTLLGANDPLLTPLLHFCLLTGMRSGEACGVMAEDLITKGNLGVFARIRPNAIRGLKSKAAEREIPLHDGLLATLAMLPNEGALFPGVSVDRITKRFSLLRQSTGATRPGLVFHSTLKWFITQCERTGVPEHFTASLVGHQSARSANRLTYGLYSAGISDCQKREIVDQVRLPVGVV from the coding sequence ATGTCTGTCACCTTGAAGTATGCCTATCTCAAACATCAAACCTGGCTGTATCGCCGCAACTACCCCAAACACCTGCAACCTCACTTGGGACAAGCCCTCAAGCGGTCCCTCAAGACCTCCGATGCGCGAACAGCCAAAACACGGATAGCAGAGATCAATCAGAGCTATGCGGAGATCGTTTCACAAGCAGAGGCTCGACTAAGGGCAATCCCCGATCCGGATAATGCGCCGACAATCACAATCCCACAGCCCAAAATCGAACGCCTGCGCCTTCAAGGGCAAACCACGGTGGCGGATTTGGCTCAAACCTACCTTACCCAACGATCACAAGAGCTGAAGCCTGGCAGCTTCAAGTCGATCCGATTTAGTCTTGGGTTACTGACCTCCCTCTTTGGCAACACGCGGATCGGGGATTTAAGCCCCACCAACGGTCAGGAATTCCTTGCGCTTCTGTCCCGCCTCAACCCTGACGTCACCAAGAGCACCACGCGCAAGGGCTTGGGGATACGCGACTTGGTGGCTCTTTCGACAACTTCCGACCGGACAATCGCGCCTCAAACCCAGCATCGGATTTGGACCCAGACTTGCCATTTCTTGGATTGGGCGGTGCGGGAAGGTCATCTTGCAGAGCATGGCTTTGGCAAACTTGCGGTTCATTCCAAACCAACGGTTCAAAGCTATGCGGTGATGACAGATGCAGAGGTGGTGACTTTGTTGGGGGCCAATGATCCCCTACTCACGCCCCTCCTACATTTCTGCTTGCTCACAGGTATGCGGTCTGGGGAGGCTTGTGGGGTGATGGCGGAAGACCTGATCACCAAGGGCAATCTTGGGGTCTTTGCCAGGATCAGACCAAACGCCATCAGAGGGCTCAAATCCAAAGCAGCAGAACGTGAAATTCCGCTACACGATGGTCTTTTGGCTACCCTAGCCATGCTACCCAACGAAGGAGCCCTATTTCCAGGGGTTTCCGTGGACAGGATCACCAAGAGGTTCTCGCTGTTAAGGCAAAGCACCGGAGCCACCCGCCCTGGCCTTGTATTCCACTCGACCCTCAAGTGGTTCATCACCCAATGCGAACGCACAGGGGTTCCCGAGCACTTCACCGCAAGTCTTGTGGGCCACCAATCGGCGCGTTCGGCCAACAGGCTGACCTATGGGCTTTACTCTGCGGGGATAAGTGATTGCCAGAAACGGGAAATCGTTGATCAGGTCAGGTTGCCTGTGGGCGTGGTGTGA
- a CDS encoding LysR family transcriptional regulator, which translates to MLDWNDIRIFLAVAREGSTLAASGKLNINQTTVGRRMHALETALGLTLFERNTRGYALTAQGSALFDVAAGMENAVDQVLTRASHLRRASVGTIRVTAAHSSMTHWVLPLISEFRKHNPNTHFETNASEQYVSLESGEADIAIRAADNIEGDTLIVRRLPHVRWGIYCSKAYLAANGMPRSIDDLRDHPVLSYPEAMVKGVKLLNWLDQHVDRSKIVSTVDSVITMSASLRTEVAVGVLPCVEGDPLPDLVMCFTTDDLTSGLWLVASREAYQEPRVRKFMKFLGEYFPRDGRAATF; encoded by the coding sequence ATGCTCGACTGGAACGACATACGCATCTTCCTTGCTGTTGCGCGAGAAGGCTCTACCTTGGCGGCTTCGGGGAAATTGAACATCAACCAGACGACTGTCGGCAGACGCATGCATGCGCTTGAGACAGCTTTGGGGCTGACCTTGTTTGAACGTAACACGCGGGGCTACGCATTGACCGCTCAGGGAAGCGCATTGTTTGACGTTGCTGCGGGCATGGAGAACGCCGTGGATCAGGTTCTGACTCGGGCAAGTCATCTAAGGCGGGCATCAGTCGGGACAATACGGGTCACCGCGGCACACTCCAGCATGACCCACTGGGTGCTTCCGTTGATTTCGGAATTCCGAAAGCACAATCCGAACACCCATTTTGAGACAAATGCGTCCGAACAATATGTATCTTTGGAAAGTGGTGAAGCGGATATTGCAATCCGTGCCGCCGACAACATCGAGGGCGATACCCTAATCGTCAGAAGGCTTCCGCACGTCAGGTGGGGCATTTATTGCAGCAAGGCCTATCTGGCGGCGAACGGGATGCCGCGATCGATAGATGATTTAAGAGATCACCCGGTTCTGAGCTACCCTGAAGCAATGGTAAAAGGCGTGAAGCTCCTAAATTGGCTGGATCAACATGTAGACAGATCAAAGATCGTCAGCACAGTAGATTCAGTAATAACCATGTCGGCCTCTCTTCGGACAGAAGTAGCCGTCGGAGTTCTTCCTTGCGTTGAGGGCGATCCGTTGCCCGATCTCGTTATGTGCTTCACAACTGACGACCTGACCAGCGGGCTCTGGCTTGTGGCTTCAAGGGAGGCTTACCAAGAACCGAGAGTGCGCAAGTTTATGAAGTTTCTTGGTGAGTATTTTCCCCGAGATGGAAGGGCCGCGACGTTTTGA
- a CDS encoding sulfotransferase domain-containing protein, with protein sequence MNALPAKTREMHNHHMDSSVWNDIDFRNDDIVIATYAKSGTSWMQQIVSQLIFQGQTDLPVSEMSPWVDLRVPPKEVKLPEIAAQTHRRFLKTHLPVDALVFSEKAKYIYVGRDARDVIWSLHNHHSNANEAWYDALNNTPGRVGPEIGRPPESPVEYFAQWLDNDGAPFWPYWENVRSWWELRDHANVKLIHFADLKHDLPGQIAKITAFLDIEVTPNTMEKILHHCSFDYMKNHAAASVPLGGAFWDGGAKTFIHKGTNGRWRDILPRATSERYEHTAAAELGEPCANWLKNGAL encoded by the coding sequence ATGAACGCCTTACCCGCCAAAACCCGCGAAATGCACAACCACCATATGGACAGTTCGGTCTGGAACGATATCGATTTCCGTAACGATGACATCGTAATAGCGACCTATGCAAAGTCGGGCACATCCTGGATGCAGCAAATCGTAAGCCAGTTGATCTTTCAGGGTCAGACGGACTTGCCCGTCTCGGAAATGTCGCCATGGGTTGATCTTCGCGTGCCACCGAAAGAGGTTAAACTTCCGGAAATTGCCGCACAGACCCACCGCCGGTTTCTAAAAACCCATTTGCCGGTTGATGCTTTGGTCTTCTCGGAAAAAGCCAAGTATATCTATGTCGGGCGGGATGCACGGGATGTCATCTGGTCATTACACAACCACCATTCGAACGCGAACGAGGCGTGGTATGACGCGTTGAACAACACGCCGGGGCGCGTCGGCCCAGAGATCGGCAGGCCACCTGAAAGTCCCGTCGAGTATTTTGCCCAATGGCTGGACAATGACGGCGCGCCGTTCTGGCCCTATTGGGAGAATGTCCGCAGCTGGTGGGAACTGCGCGATCATGCCAACGTGAAACTCATCCACTTTGCAGATCTCAAGCATGATCTGCCTGGCCAGATTGCCAAGATAACCGCATTTCTCGACATCGAGGTGACGCCCAATACGATGGAGAAAATCCTGCATCATTGTTCATTCGACTACATGAAAAACCATGCAGCAGCTTCTGTACCACTGGGGGGTGCGTTCTGGGATGGCGGTGCTAAAACATTTATTCACAAAGGTACAAACGGACGCTGGAGAGACATACTGCCACGGGCGACAAGCGAACGTTATGAGCATACTGCTGCCGCGGAGCTTGGTGAGCCTTGTGCCAACTGGCTTAAAAACGGCGCGTTGTA